The Deltaproteobacteria bacterium IMCC39524 region GATATTCTTGAGTCAAACCTGAACCATATTATCTCCCCGTTTTTGCCAAGACTTACGAACCATATCTCAAAACTGACTCCTGCCCAAATCCAAGTTGCCAACCTCATTAAACAGGGTATGACTACAAAAGAGATCGCAAGCCATTTAAATTTATCTCCCGCCACAATAGCCGTCCAAAGACAAAACATTAGGAAAAGGCTAGAGGTATGCCCAGAAACATCTCTTAGAACATTCCTTTTGACAAATGAATAACTATTAAGCGCACCCAAAAACAACTACAAAAAGTAGTTATTTAATAGTGTTTTTTGCCATCTTTCCTTTTGCATGCACATTCAGTAAAACTTAATACAACTTTCAAAATTACAATTTCTGTTTGAATTGTCGATCTCGCAAATTTGATGGTTAAAGGTCGGGGGCTTTTTATGAAACTCAGATTCACCATCATTGATGATTCCGAAGAAATAAGAAATTTATTTTGTATACATCTTACGCGCATGGGGCACGAAGTAGTTTGTGCTGAGCATCCCTTAGCAGAGCCTGTCTGTCAAAAAGCACAATGCTCTAATGATGTTGCCTGTGCTGACGGTTATTTTGTCGACTTTTCCATGCCACACATGACAGGCCTCCATTTTTTTGAGAGCTTATTAAGACGAGGCTGCAAATCACCTCCGGAAAATAGAGTCTTAATGTCAGCAAACCTCCCGGAAAAAGCCATGAAAAAAGCAAGCGAGCTTGGGATTACCTATGTGCAAAAACCATTTAGGCT contains the following coding sequences:
- a CDS encoding response regulator, whose amino-acid sequence is MKLRFTIIDDSEEIRNLFCIHLTRMGHEVVCAEHPLAEPVCQKAQCSNDVACADGYFVDFSMPHMTGLHFFESLLRRGCKSPPENRVLMSANLPEKAMKKASELGITYVQKPFRLNRIEELVEEAQISLDLHRRRADLQD